A genomic region of Lasioglossum baleicum chromosome 16, iyLasBale1, whole genome shotgun sequence contains the following coding sequences:
- the LOC143217170 gene encoding uncharacterized protein LOC143217170 isoform X1 produces the protein MLPLLFGTETKRPSPCDLQDPLRVKMSAITGSITKKRKKSDAKPQSQINKCLNEKRRRTQENLFIDELTELIFPTDMSSGKTDKCQILQRTVDQIRHIRQQEGSNSHAVQQGEVSSSNRNILSNDQVGSIVLEALDGFLFIVNTEGLVEHVTENITQYINYTRDDVLGKDIYNIIHHGDHNTFMPNLLPMSLGWTSEPQPQRNRTFICRFLVKPPDDTEETMEEKQQRVSKYESMQICSALLPSNSDRLESGDVSCESSDIGPSVMCVARRIPPNEKPIGSLIEQFTVKLDTAGKIITVDISGLSDPYAKYLNKDLIGTTIKDLCHPHDLSKLTAHLNDTLQLGRSTSDVYRLRVSPDKFLNIQTNSKLFKASMMNSTDFIMATNSIIGDNDLTPLEGGQLSNSKVCSGHSSARCASNSNNNTGTANNNNKSNNTSGPSMTHLNGQVSVGLSGRGLGVSTSSHSAATSSNSIIFSSAESCNNPLPSLSGSSSFNHFLEKMDLEFELFRSSPWDLDSSIEYRPESRASGPPNSRPSSQPAPASPSPQGTFSNSAVAPHCSPLRAFSPTSGNAAHTFSNSFPFSPLQESQTSLTNNGPPSKRQEEAKGCSTTLDSGTRNNSSNVVPTVAAATTPGQSSASTSASNPSANNETQNSVVSTDSGRLRNLLTKGASASEDCQENQEKNSQNKHRILKDLLNQQDEDDFHTEHSKVRTSPSSATKPSVEHSKTTLGNNMLLQLLNEKNDDEDEEARAGFKKRNELLQQLLKDQDDERKVQEQQCKPQTREEDPLLRSLGFRNTTPSPSQSGDNIGLGGSSQVGQKRPGDDGDLNIAVKRPMDGTHQVSSSGTPTNATSKLWEKNKMLASLLAKQPPQPTTIPPIPASVISATPQDKLLRIKQQTSQPTQPQSQQQQQTQQQQQQQQQQQQPWTGGSMQSVGGNNTITTTATSARTPIQNQSRQLPRTTTNTYLNHMLSQQQRPQLGQMDSEFTGSGEHHQTSTDPSGWDNQSSDPDLSDILDQVIEFVPDEAITDSSAIANLLDVIEAPQNNVLNEKMAISAIQKSLMLCETAVNPTSSTITIPGTPPAYSTALVTTPVTTSHSYQPPPMYQQQTRMRSTTQLVRQNTAQFTQQQQLQLHQQRAKLMQHQQQQQQQLKQRLLQQQQQQQLLIPSNATATDQITTGIQNIDNLLNNTVAPNVSLQRSSVPDSQVSPGYGGSVQMPSSGHRLAHSYSHPSTLPQHPIVNNNFNSGQQVSAAARLSPHSPAGILSFSHPQPLSPRVTQGNYGNTPRLFNVNQVRTQQQPTAQQQLQQQQRSMSSPGTPASTRQSPFPAETFPPPTSPTASQFPPGPNPGAPNPSAQYRLQRTTSTPSATTQLPGGLGSPRHYGGVSKEQQQPLLSPSHPHSGCPATPTHNQHNVTNTQQHFSNQQHSSMIYHTTANTINTAEMQNNQFCYDRTSVPLYSSGPGDSQDGRSLPPGNPVNHQLGGNASSTSEFVRQELRAIVGARTQQQQQQRVPNNLQNNLSGQVSQDDLDALGLNFEMSSAGEAVVSDGPAKSWAIGSAGSAPSSSRTSMEEVARGDPKVNQSSLLQKLLSE, from the exons GCCTAGCCCGTGTGATCTACAGGACCCGCTGCGGGTCAAAATGAGTGCGATCACTGGCAGCATCACcaagaagagaaagaaatccGATGCCAAGCCACAGTCGCAAAT TAACAAGTGCCTTAACGAAAAGAGACGGCGGACTCAGGAGAACCTGTTTATCGATGAGCTTACCGAGCTGATTTTCCCCACGGACATGAGCTCTGGCAAGACTGACAAATGCCAGATCCTTCAGAGAACCGTCGATCAG ATTCGGCACATTAGGCAACAGGAAGGCTCGAACAGTCATGCCGTTCAACAGGGGGAAGTGTCTTCATCGAATCGTAACATACTGTCCAACGATCAAGTTGGCTCTATTGTACTTGAG GCGTTAGATGGCTTTCTATTTATTGTAAATACGGAGGGGCTCGTGGAGCACGTAACGGAGAATATAAcacaatatataaattatacgaGGGATGATGTACTCGGCAAGGATATTTATAACATTATTCACCATGGAGACCACAACACCTTCATGCCGAACTTGTTGCCTATGTCATTAG GCTGGACGAGCGAGCCGCAGCCCCAGAGGAACCGCACGTTCATTTGCCGCTTCTTGGTGAAGCCTCCCGATGATACAGAAGAGACTATGGAAGAGAAGCAGCAACGAGTATCGAAATACGAGTCGATGCAAATCTGTTCAGCTCTTTTGCCAAGTAATAGCGACCGCTTAGAGAGCGGTGACGTATCCTGTGAATCCTCGGACATCGGTCCCAGCGTAATGTGCGTGGCTCGTAGGATACCACCGAACGAGAAACCCATTGGTTCACTGATCGAGCAGTTCACTGTCAAACTTGACACGGCAGGGAAAATTATTACGGTCGATATCAGTGGGCTTTCGGATCCTTACGCCAAGTACCTAAACAAG GACCTGATCGGCACAACAATAAAGGACTTGTGCCACCCCCATGATCTCAGTAAGCTAACTGCACACTTGAACGATACGCTTCAACTCGGCCGAAGCACCAGCGATGTGTACCGGCTTCGCGTTAGTCCTGATAAGTTCCTTAACATTCAAACCAACTCGAAGCTGTTCAAAGCTAGTATGATGAACTCCACAGACTTCATCATGGCCACCAATTCCATCATTGG GGACAATGACCTAACGCCTCTCGAGGGTGGTCAGCTTTCCAACAGCAAAGTGTGCTCCGGACACTCTAGCGCCCGTTGTGCGAGTAATAGTAATAACAATACCGGTACGGcgaacaataacaataaaagtAACAACACTAGTGGCCCGTCGATGACACATCTGAACGGTCAAGTGAGTGTCGGTCTCAGTGGTCGTGGGTTGGGTGTTAGTACCTCTTCGCACAGTGCTGCTACCTCGTCGAACTCCATAATATTTAGCTCTGCGGAGTCTTGCAACAACCCGCTGCCATCTTTGAGTGGCAGTAGCTCGTTCAACCACTTTTTGGAGAAAATGGACTTGGAGTTCGAGTTGTTCCGCAGTTCCCCATGGGACTTGGATAGCAGCATCGAGTATAGGCCGGAGTCGAGAGCTAGCGGGCCACCAAACTCACGACCATCCTCCCAGCCAGCTCCTGCGTCTCCGAGTCCCCAGGGAACGTTTTCGAACTCTGCGGTGGCGCCACATTGCAGTCCTTTGCGCGCGTTCAGCCCGACTTCTGGCAACGCGGCTCATACCTTCAGTAATTCCTTCCCATTCAGTCCTCTTCAGGAATCGCAGACCTCCTTGACCAACAATGGACCACCATCAAAGAGACAGGAAGAAGCGAAAGGATGTTCGACTACTTTGGATAGCGGAACCAGAAATAATTCCAGCAACGTTGTACCTACGGTCGCTGCTGCCACCACTCCGGGACAATCTTCTGCCTCTACCTCTGCCTCCAATCCATCGGCTAACAATGAAACTCAGAATAGTGTTGTGTCCACCGATTCTGGTAGATTAAGGAACTTGTTGACCAAGGGAGCTAGTGCTAGTGAAGACTGTCAAGAGAATCAAGAGAAAAACAGCCAAAATAAACATAGGATATTGAAGGACTTGTTGAACCAGCAAGATGAGGATGATTTTCATACGGAGCATAGTAAAGTGAGAACCAGTCCTAGTAGTGCGACCAAGCCGAGTGTTGAACATTCGAAAACGACTCTTGGGAATAATATGCTGCTACAG TTGTTAAATGAGAAAAACGATGACGAAGACGAAGAGGCTCGTGCTGGTTTTAAGAAGCGAAATGAACTTCTACAGCAACTGTTGAAGGACCAGGACGACGAGAGGAAAGTGCAGGAGCAGCAG TGCAAACCGCAGACTCGAGAGGAAGATCCACTGTTGCGAAGCCTTGGATTCCGAAACACCACACCGTCTCCGTCTCAATCAGGCGATAATATTGGACTCGGTGGTTCGAGTCAAGTCGGACAGAAGAGACCCGGTGACGATGGCGATTTGAATATAGCTGTGAAGCGACCCATGGATGGTACGCACCAAGTGTCGTCTTCTGGCACACCTACCAATGCGACTAGCAAACTATGGGAGAAGAACAAAATGTTGGCTTCGCTCCTGGCTAAGCAGCCACCGCAGCCAACCACTATTCCACCTATTCCTGCGTCTGTGATATCGGCTACGCCACAG GATAAGCTCCTCCGCATAAAGCAGCAAACGTCACAGCCGACGCAACCACAAtcccagcagcagcaacaaacgcagcaacaacagcagcaacagcagcagcaacagcaaccgTGGACCGGTGGCAGCATGCAGTCGGTTGGCGGTAATAATACGATTACGACAACTGCAACATCCGCGCGGACTCCTATCCAAAACCAGTCAAGACAACTACCTCGTACAACAACCAATACCTACCTCAATCATATGCTAAGTCAG CAACAAAGACCTCAACTGGGTCAGATGGATTCGGAATTCACAGGCAGCGGAGAGCATCATCAAACGAGTACTGATCCGAGCGGTTGGGATAACCAATCATCGGATCCTGACCTGTCCGATATATTGGATCAAGTCATCGAGTTCGTGCCGGACGAAGCTATTACAG ATTCGTCTGCGATAGCGAATCTGCTAGACGTAATCGAAGCGCCGCAGAACAACGTGTTGAACGAGAAAATGGCGATCAGCGCGATTCAGAAGTCGTTGATGTTATGCGAGACTGCTGTAAATCCAACGTCTTCCACCATAACAATTCCTGGCACGCCTCCAGCTTACTCGACTGCG TTGGTAACTACACCAGTGACGACGAGCCATAGTTATCAACCTCCGCCTATGTATCAGCAACAGACAAGGATGAGGAGTACCACGCAGCTAGTCAGGCAGAATACAGCTCAATTTACGCAGCAACAACAGTTGCAACTGCATCAGCAACGGGCGAAGTTAATGCAGcatcagcaacaacaacaacaacaattgaAACAGAGGTTgctgcagcaacagcaacagcagcagttACTTATTCCTTCCAACGCTACAGCTACGGACCAAATCACCACCGGCATTCAGAACATTGATAATCTTCTAAACAACACTGTTGCGCCCAACGTGTCGTTACAG CGATCGAGCGTTCCAGATTCGCAAGTGTCTCCAGGCTACGGAGGATCCGTCCAAATGCCTTCCTCCGGTCACCGACTGGCGCACTCGTACTCCCATCCATCTACGTTGCCACAACA CCCGATCGTAAACAATAATTTCAACAGTGGGCAACAAGTGTCCGCTGCAGCACGACTCTCGCCGCATTCTCCTGCCGGTATTCTGTCGTTCTCCCATCCGCAGCCGTTATCACCGCGAGTGACGCAA GGCAACTATGGTAATACCCCGAGACTGTTCAACGTTAATCAGGTGAGAACGCAGCAGCAACCCACTGCGCAGCAGCAACTGCAGCAACAACAGAGATCGATGTCTTCGCCAGGAACTCCGGCATCTACTAGGCAGTCTCCATTTCCAGCGGAGACCTTTCCGCCACCCACATCCCCCACAGCTAGCCAATTTCCCCCTGGTCCAAATCCTGGCGCACCAAATCCCTCTGCGCAATACCGGTTGCAAAGGACCACCTCTACGCCTTCGGCCACCACTCAGCTGCCAG GTGGGCTCGGTTCGCCCCGACACTACGGAGGAGTGAGTAAGGAACAACAACAACCTCTTCTTTCACCTAGTCATCCACATTCGGGTTGCCCGGCAACACCGACTCACAATCAACACAACGTAACGAACACCCAACAACACTTCTCCAACCAACAACATTCTTCTATGATATACCACACAACCGCCAATACAATCAACACAGCAGAAATGCAGAACAATCAGTTCTGTTACGATAGGACGTCTGTTCCGCTGTATTCGTCAGGGCCTGGGGATTCGCAGGACGGCAGGTCTCTACCTCCCGGTAATCCCGTCAATCACCAATTGGGTG
- the LOC143217170 gene encoding uncharacterized protein LOC143217170 isoform X5 produces the protein MLPLLFGTETKRPSPCDLQDPLRVKMSAITGSITKKRKKSDAKPQSQINKCLNEKRRRTQENLFIDELTELIFPTDMSSGKTDKCQILQRTVDQIRHIRQQEGSNSHAVQQGEVSSSNRNILSNDQVGSIVLEALDGFLFIVNTEGLVEHVTENITQYINYTRDDVLGKDIYNIIHHGDHNTFMPNLLPMSLGWTSEPQPQRNRTFICRFLVKPPDDTEETMEEKQQRVSKYESMQICSALLPSNSDRLESGDVSCESSDIGPSVMCVARRIPPNEKPIGSLIEQFTVKLDTAGKIITVDISGLSDPYAKYLNKDLIGTTIKDLCHPHDLSKLTAHLNDTLQLGRSTSDVYRLRVSPDKFLNIQTNSKLFKASMMNSTDFIMATNSIIGDNDLTPLEGGQLSNSKVCSGHSSARCASNSNNNTGTANNNNKSNNTSGPSMTHLNGQVSVGLSGRGLGVSTSSHSAATSSNSIIFSSAESCNNPLPSLSGSSSFNHFLEKMDLEFELFRSSPWDLDSSIEYRPESRASGPPNSRPSSQPAPASPSPQGTFSNSAVAPHCSPLRAFSPTSGNAAHTFSNSFPFSPLQESQTSLTNNGPPSKRQEEAKGCSTTLDSGTRNNSSNVVPTVAAATTPGQSSASTSASNPSANNETQNSVVSTDSGRLRNLLTKGASASEDCQENQEKNSQNKHRILKDLLNQQDEDDFHTEHSKVRTSPSSATKPSVEHSKTTLGNNMLLQLLNEKNDDEDEEARAGFKKRNELLQQLLKDQDDERKVQEQQCKPQTREEDPLLRSLGFRNTTPSPSQSGDNIGLGGSSQVGQKRPGDDGDLNIAVKRPMDGTHQVSSSGTPTNATSKLWEKNKMLASLLAKQPPQPTTIPPIPASVISATPQDKLLRIKQQTSQPTQPQSQQQQQTQQQQQQQQQQQQPWTGGSMQSVGGNNTITTTATSARTPIQNQSRQLPRTTTNTYLNHMLSQQQRPQLGQMDSEFTGSGEHHQTSTDPSGWDNQSSDPDLSDILDQVIEFVPDEAITDSSAIANLLDVIEAPQNNVLNEKMAISAIQKSLMLCETAVNPTSSTITIPGTPPAYSTALVTTPVTTSHSYQPPPMYQQQTRMRSTTQLVRQNTAQFTQQQQLQLHQQRAKLMQHQQQQQQQLKQRLLQQQQQQQLLIPSNATATDQITTGIQNIDNLLNNTVAPNVSLQRSSVPDSQVSPGYGGSVQMPSSGHRLAHSYSHPSTLPQHPIVNNNFNSGQQVSAAARLSPHSPAGILSFSHPQPLSPRVTQVRTQQQPTAQQQLQQQQRSMSSPGTPASTRQSPFPAETFPPPTSPTASQFPPGPNPGAPNPSAQYRLQRTTSTPSATTQLPGGLGSPRHYGGVSKEQQQPLLSPSHPHSGCPATPTHNQHNVTNTQQHFSNQQHSSMIYHTTANTINTAEMQNNQFCYDRTSVPLYSSGPGDSQDGRSLPPGNPVNHQLGGNASSTSEFVRQELRAIVGARTQQQQQQRVPNNLQNNLSGQVSQDDLDALGLNFEMSSAGEAVVSDGPAKSWAIGSAGSAPSSSRTSMEEVARGDPKVNQSSLLQKLLSE, from the exons GCCTAGCCCGTGTGATCTACAGGACCCGCTGCGGGTCAAAATGAGTGCGATCACTGGCAGCATCACcaagaagagaaagaaatccGATGCCAAGCCACAGTCGCAAAT TAACAAGTGCCTTAACGAAAAGAGACGGCGGACTCAGGAGAACCTGTTTATCGATGAGCTTACCGAGCTGATTTTCCCCACGGACATGAGCTCTGGCAAGACTGACAAATGCCAGATCCTTCAGAGAACCGTCGATCAG ATTCGGCACATTAGGCAACAGGAAGGCTCGAACAGTCATGCCGTTCAACAGGGGGAAGTGTCTTCATCGAATCGTAACATACTGTCCAACGATCAAGTTGGCTCTATTGTACTTGAG GCGTTAGATGGCTTTCTATTTATTGTAAATACGGAGGGGCTCGTGGAGCACGTAACGGAGAATATAAcacaatatataaattatacgaGGGATGATGTACTCGGCAAGGATATTTATAACATTATTCACCATGGAGACCACAACACCTTCATGCCGAACTTGTTGCCTATGTCATTAG GCTGGACGAGCGAGCCGCAGCCCCAGAGGAACCGCACGTTCATTTGCCGCTTCTTGGTGAAGCCTCCCGATGATACAGAAGAGACTATGGAAGAGAAGCAGCAACGAGTATCGAAATACGAGTCGATGCAAATCTGTTCAGCTCTTTTGCCAAGTAATAGCGACCGCTTAGAGAGCGGTGACGTATCCTGTGAATCCTCGGACATCGGTCCCAGCGTAATGTGCGTGGCTCGTAGGATACCACCGAACGAGAAACCCATTGGTTCACTGATCGAGCAGTTCACTGTCAAACTTGACACGGCAGGGAAAATTATTACGGTCGATATCAGTGGGCTTTCGGATCCTTACGCCAAGTACCTAAACAAG GACCTGATCGGCACAACAATAAAGGACTTGTGCCACCCCCATGATCTCAGTAAGCTAACTGCACACTTGAACGATACGCTTCAACTCGGCCGAAGCACCAGCGATGTGTACCGGCTTCGCGTTAGTCCTGATAAGTTCCTTAACATTCAAACCAACTCGAAGCTGTTCAAAGCTAGTATGATGAACTCCACAGACTTCATCATGGCCACCAATTCCATCATTGG GGACAATGACCTAACGCCTCTCGAGGGTGGTCAGCTTTCCAACAGCAAAGTGTGCTCCGGACACTCTAGCGCCCGTTGTGCGAGTAATAGTAATAACAATACCGGTACGGcgaacaataacaataaaagtAACAACACTAGTGGCCCGTCGATGACACATCTGAACGGTCAAGTGAGTGTCGGTCTCAGTGGTCGTGGGTTGGGTGTTAGTACCTCTTCGCACAGTGCTGCTACCTCGTCGAACTCCATAATATTTAGCTCTGCGGAGTCTTGCAACAACCCGCTGCCATCTTTGAGTGGCAGTAGCTCGTTCAACCACTTTTTGGAGAAAATGGACTTGGAGTTCGAGTTGTTCCGCAGTTCCCCATGGGACTTGGATAGCAGCATCGAGTATAGGCCGGAGTCGAGAGCTAGCGGGCCACCAAACTCACGACCATCCTCCCAGCCAGCTCCTGCGTCTCCGAGTCCCCAGGGAACGTTTTCGAACTCTGCGGTGGCGCCACATTGCAGTCCTTTGCGCGCGTTCAGCCCGACTTCTGGCAACGCGGCTCATACCTTCAGTAATTCCTTCCCATTCAGTCCTCTTCAGGAATCGCAGACCTCCTTGACCAACAATGGACCACCATCAAAGAGACAGGAAGAAGCGAAAGGATGTTCGACTACTTTGGATAGCGGAACCAGAAATAATTCCAGCAACGTTGTACCTACGGTCGCTGCTGCCACCACTCCGGGACAATCTTCTGCCTCTACCTCTGCCTCCAATCCATCGGCTAACAATGAAACTCAGAATAGTGTTGTGTCCACCGATTCTGGTAGATTAAGGAACTTGTTGACCAAGGGAGCTAGTGCTAGTGAAGACTGTCAAGAGAATCAAGAGAAAAACAGCCAAAATAAACATAGGATATTGAAGGACTTGTTGAACCAGCAAGATGAGGATGATTTTCATACGGAGCATAGTAAAGTGAGAACCAGTCCTAGTAGTGCGACCAAGCCGAGTGTTGAACATTCGAAAACGACTCTTGGGAATAATATGCTGCTACAG TTGTTAAATGAGAAAAACGATGACGAAGACGAAGAGGCTCGTGCTGGTTTTAAGAAGCGAAATGAACTTCTACAGCAACTGTTGAAGGACCAGGACGACGAGAGGAAAGTGCAGGAGCAGCAG TGCAAACCGCAGACTCGAGAGGAAGATCCACTGTTGCGAAGCCTTGGATTCCGAAACACCACACCGTCTCCGTCTCAATCAGGCGATAATATTGGACTCGGTGGTTCGAGTCAAGTCGGACAGAAGAGACCCGGTGACGATGGCGATTTGAATATAGCTGTGAAGCGACCCATGGATGGTACGCACCAAGTGTCGTCTTCTGGCACACCTACCAATGCGACTAGCAAACTATGGGAGAAGAACAAAATGTTGGCTTCGCTCCTGGCTAAGCAGCCACCGCAGCCAACCACTATTCCACCTATTCCTGCGTCTGTGATATCGGCTACGCCACAG GATAAGCTCCTCCGCATAAAGCAGCAAACGTCACAGCCGACGCAACCACAAtcccagcagcagcaacaaacgcagcaacaacagcagcaacagcagcagcaacagcaaccgTGGACCGGTGGCAGCATGCAGTCGGTTGGCGGTAATAATACGATTACGACAACTGCAACATCCGCGCGGACTCCTATCCAAAACCAGTCAAGACAACTACCTCGTACAACAACCAATACCTACCTCAATCATATGCTAAGTCAG CAACAAAGACCTCAACTGGGTCAGATGGATTCGGAATTCACAGGCAGCGGAGAGCATCATCAAACGAGTACTGATCCGAGCGGTTGGGATAACCAATCATCGGATCCTGACCTGTCCGATATATTGGATCAAGTCATCGAGTTCGTGCCGGACGAAGCTATTACAG ATTCGTCTGCGATAGCGAATCTGCTAGACGTAATCGAAGCGCCGCAGAACAACGTGTTGAACGAGAAAATGGCGATCAGCGCGATTCAGAAGTCGTTGATGTTATGCGAGACTGCTGTAAATCCAACGTCTTCCACCATAACAATTCCTGGCACGCCTCCAGCTTACTCGACTGCG TTGGTAACTACACCAGTGACGACGAGCCATAGTTATCAACCTCCGCCTATGTATCAGCAACAGACAAGGATGAGGAGTACCACGCAGCTAGTCAGGCAGAATACAGCTCAATTTACGCAGCAACAACAGTTGCAACTGCATCAGCAACGGGCGAAGTTAATGCAGcatcagcaacaacaacaacaacaattgaAACAGAGGTTgctgcagcaacagcaacagcagcagttACTTATTCCTTCCAACGCTACAGCTACGGACCAAATCACCACCGGCATTCAGAACATTGATAATCTTCTAAACAACACTGTTGCGCCCAACGTGTCGTTACAG CGATCGAGCGTTCCAGATTCGCAAGTGTCTCCAGGCTACGGAGGATCCGTCCAAATGCCTTCCTCCGGTCACCGACTGGCGCACTCGTACTCCCATCCATCTACGTTGCCACAACA CCCGATCGTAAACAATAATTTCAACAGTGGGCAACAAGTGTCCGCTGCAGCACGACTCTCGCCGCATTCTCCTGCCGGTATTCTGTCGTTCTCCCATCCGCAGCCGTTATCACCGCGAGTGACGCAA GTGAGAACGCAGCAGCAACCCACTGCGCAGCAGCAACTGCAGCAACAACAGAGATCGATGTCTTCGCCAGGAACTCCGGCATCTACTAGGCAGTCTCCATTTCCAGCGGAGACCTTTCCGCCACCCACATCCCCCACAGCTAGCCAATTTCCCCCTGGTCCAAATCCTGGCGCACCAAATCCCTCTGCGCAATACCGGTTGCAAAGGACCACCTCTACGCCTTCGGCCACCACTCAGCTGCCAG GTGGGCTCGGTTCGCCCCGACACTACGGAGGAGTGAGTAAGGAACAACAACAACCTCTTCTTTCACCTAGTCATCCACATTCGGGTTGCCCGGCAACACCGACTCACAATCAACACAACGTAACGAACACCCAACAACACTTCTCCAACCAACAACATTCTTCTATGATATACCACACAACCGCCAATACAATCAACACAGCAGAAATGCAGAACAATCAGTTCTGTTACGATAGGACGTCTGTTCCGCTGTATTCGTCAGGGCCTGGGGATTCGCAGGACGGCAGGTCTCTACCTCCCGGTAATCCCGTCAATCACCAATTGGGTG